The following proteins come from a genomic window of Triticum aestivum cultivar Chinese Spring chromosome 6A, IWGSC CS RefSeq v2.1, whole genome shotgun sequence:
- the LOC123128590 gene encoding serine--tRNA ligase, cytoplasmic: MLDINLFRKEKGGDPELVRQSQRSRFAPVELVDEVIVLDEAWRQRQFELDKIRQELNKTSKEIGKLKAKKQDATELIQSTEEIKKRLAAKETDVQEAKTTLDAKLVTIGNLVHESVPISNDEANNAIVRTWGEKRLEEKLKNHVDLCIMLDIVSLDKGADVAGGRGFFLKGDGVLLNQALINFGLSFLGKREFTPMQTPFFMRKEIMAKCAQLAQFDEELYKVTGDGEDKYLIATSEQPLCAYHLGDRIYPADLPIRYAGFSTCFRKEAGSHGRDTAGIFRVHQFEKIEQFCATGPNDNVSWEMHEEMIKNAEDFYQAIGLPYQLVSIVSGALNDAAAKKYDLEAWFPASKTFRELVSCSNCTDYQARRLGIGYGQKKNDEQSKQFVHMLNSTLTATERTLCCILENYQREGGVEVPEVLRPFMLGIDFLPFKRPLVDSKQAAADSKPNKSKPKGNAA; encoded by the exons ATGCTCGACATCAACCTCTTCCGCAAGGAGAAGGGCGGCGACCCTGAGCTCGTCCGCCAGTCGCAGCGCAGCCGCTTCGCCCCCGTCGAGCTCGTCGACGAGGTCATCGTCCTCGACGAGGCGTGGCGCCAGA GGCAGTTCGAGCTCGACAAGATCCGGCAGGAGCTCAACAAAACCAGCAAGGAGATCGGCAAGCTCAAGGCC AAAAAGCAGGATGCGACGGAGCTGATACAGAGCACGGAGGAGATTAAGAAGAGGCTGGCCGCCAAGGAGACGGACGTGCAGGAGGCCAAGACCACCCTCGATGCCAAGCTAGTTACCATCGGCAACCTCGTGCATGAATCTGTGCCCATCAGCAACGACGAG GCAAACAATGCTATTGTGCGGACATGGGGCGAGAAGAGACTGGAGGAGAAATTGAAGAATCATGTGGATCTTTGCATAATGCTTGACATCGTATCTTTGGATAAGG GTGCTGATGTAGCTGGTGGAAGAGGTTTCTTTTTGAAGGGTGACGGTGTTCTCCTGAACCAGGCGTTGATAAATTTTGGGCTATCATTCCTGGGAAAACGAGAATTTACACCAATGCAAACTCCTTTTTTCATGAGAAAGGAGATCATGGCAAAATGTGCCCAGTTGGCCCAATTTGATGAGGAGCTCTACAAA GTAACAGGTGACGGAGAGGATAAGTATCTCATAGCAACATCGGAGCAACCGCTATGTGCTTATCATCTAGGTGATCGAATTTATCCTGCAGATTTGCCTATCAG ATATGCTGGGTTCTCCACGTGCTTCCGGAAAGAAGCTGGTTCACACGGGAGGGACACAGCTGGCATCTTCAGAGTCCACCAGTTTGAAAAGATCGAGCAGTTCTGCGCCACAGGTCCAAATGACAATGTATCCTGGGAAATGCATGAGGAGATGATTAAAAATGCAGAAGATTTTTATCAGGCG ATTGGGCTACCATATCAACTAGTTTCAATTGTCTCTGGTGCTCTTAATGATGCTGCAGCTAAGAAGTATGATTTGGAAGCATGGTTCCCTGCATCAAAAACCTTCCGAGAATTAGTGTCCTGTTCAAATTGCACAGATTATCAGGCAAGGAGACTTGGAATAGGCTATGGCCAGAAAAAG AATGATGAGCAATCGAAGCAGTTCGTTCATATGTTGAATTCCACGCTGACTGCAACTGAGAGGACACTTTGCTGTATTCTGGAGAACTACCAGCGGGAAGGTGGTGTTGAAGTGCCAGAGGTGTTGCGGCCATTCATGCTTGGAATAGATTTCCTTCCTTTCAAGCGGCCTCTTGTTGATAGCAAACAAGCTGCTGCTGACTCCAAACCCAATAAGTCTAAACCAAAG GGAAATGCAGCTTGA